The Lathyrus oleraceus cultivar Zhongwan6 chromosome 5, CAAS_Psat_ZW6_1.0, whole genome shotgun sequence genome includes the window GGATTTTATCTAATGGCATAACCACTTGTAAGATTGTTTAGGTTATGAAAATAGCTTATAACTTATATTAACACATAACTTTCCGACTTTATTTTATCCTATTATATAAATAACTTATACATAAGCACTTATTTAATAAGTGGTTATGTTATAAGGCATACAGGCTAAATTAAACTGTTTACCCAAACAGAGTCTAAGTTGAATAGTTGAATTTTGTACTTATGTTTTTGTTATGCTCCCATGGAATGGACTGAAGAGCACCTACTCTTATACTGAAAGGTAAGGCCTTCATTAATCCCCAAACTTTCAAATGATAAACGAAAATGGTTATTGAAATGAGTTTCAATGAAAAGAAAAATGCGTAAGTAATTGTGCTTCAAATCACATGCTCGACAGAGATGCAGCACTTTATGCCTTAGGCATAGGGGCATGTGCTTCGGATGCTGTTGATGAGGACGAGCTTAAATATGTTTACCATGAAGATGGTCAGAAGGCTATCAAGGTATTGTTTATTTTCAAACTTTTGTTGGTAAAATGATTACTTTAATACATTTATTCTCTTGTAACATAAAATGCATGTCTAATTTCTTAAATGATCAGAAGTTTGTTAGGATTTTGCTACTTTTAAGATATTCTTGATGAATGTGTAATGTAACATAATCATGTTCAACCTTAACTTATGAAAAGATATTGCTAATAGTTCATTTTTGTTTAGGCATGCGTAATGTAACATAATCATGTTCAACAATCAACCTTAACTTATGACAAGATATTGCTAATAATTCATTTTTGTTTAGGCAGGCTTTTTTTAGACACAATAGTGGCGAAATATTTCTGACTTATGCATCATTTTCTGCGCTTTAGGTCTTGCCTACATTTGCTGCTTTACTTACACTTGAATCATTGCCCAATGGTTTTGATCTCCCGGGCTTGCAGTGAGTGCTGCTCACTATTCTCTATATGTTTGTGCTTATACTTCATGTATTTAATTTATGGATGAATGTGTAACGCGTAAGTTTCATATTCCATTTTCTGTCATACTGTATTGTTGATCTTCCTTTTCTGTCTATTCTGATGTTTAATCCAAAGTAAAACTTTATGTATGACAGATATGATCCACGCCTTCTGCTGCACGGACAACAATACATAGAGCTGTACAAACCAGTTCCTTCCAGCTGTCATGTAAGTATTCTCATTAATATTTGGCATACCGGACACTTGAATTGAATTTAACTAATGATTTCTTGTTCCAATTATAGCTCTATATACCAACATTTCAAATGAAATTCATAGGAAAATTAAATTTTGTGCAATAGAGGCTTCCATTCCATCTTCTAGAAATGTATGAAATTCAAGCATCCAACATATTTTCATTTCTAGATCTATTAGCATTTCTATGCATACGGGAAATAGTTGCCTTTTCTTCTTCACATGACATTTACATTCCAATGGCTTATAATGAGAAATAAATTCATATTTACTTGAGAAGAATGGGCTGTCGAtatttgtttttaattaaaaTAGTGAGGGTAAAAAGGTCTGATGTAGTCTGATGCAAGTAGTGATAAATATTAGATTTTGTGTAATTCAATTTAGGGAAATGCTAATATGTGCCTCAGGGCACTTGTTGGTGTACTAAAGATATAAACTTTATATTAAAATTGTACATTTTATTTCttaaaaaaatttttttttttcaaagaCATAGTTACTATTTGTGGAATTCTTAACATTTGCTCTTAGAGCACAAGTTAGCACGTTCCTTACATTTAATATCTATCTAATTTGCATCAAATTATTTTGAACACAAATTTCTTCAACCCCAAAATATCTCCCCATTCCACACCTGACATTTAGAATATGATATTCAGAAATAGTTGTAGTTTTCGTCAGCATAATCATGTTAATGTCTAATCATTTTCTCTTAATCTTCATATATAGGCTCATAATATATCTTTTATTGTTACAGATACAAAATAAAGTCAGTCTCGCAGGATTGCATGACAAAGGTTGAATTGCCAAAACAGTTTTTACTTAATGATCTGTTGTGCATGTGTTTGCTGTACAGTTTCACTTTAACAtcttaaaaatatatatatctCATATAAGTGTCAATTTTTTATCTTCTTATTCTATTCTTAAAGATGTGATGTTGCTTAATTTTCAGGCAAAGCAGCAATTTTGGAGATTGAAACAAAAAGTTATGAAAAAGAATCTGGCGATTTATTATGCATGAACAGGTAACACCGAAAACATTCCTTTTAATATTTTGTTACACTCACACTCCAATAGTAAGTTTCTTGCAGATCAACAGTCTATCTACGCGGTGCTGGTGGCTTCTCGAAGTCATCTAAACCATTTTCCTACTCAAGTTACCCTTCAAACCAGACCTCAGCTGTAAAAATTCCTGAAAGTAAACCTTTTTCAGTGTTTGAGGATCGTACACACCCATCTCAGGCATGTTAGTATGTTACAGCTATTCAATTATGTTTATAATAAATTGTCTTGTTCATTCACGACATTTTTTCTGTACAGATTCTGAATGCCTCTTCTGTTTTGCAGGCATTGCTCTACAGGTTATCTGGTGATTACAATCCTCTGCATTCAGATCCCCAGTTTGCAAAGGTTGCCGGGTTAGTACTACTACTTTCATCTTGTCTTCTTAATGCCGTCATATTATTAAATACTTGAAACTTCAATTAGATTGTAGTTTTCCATTTCCCCCCATTTGAATTACTGGAGTACTTGTTGAATTGAGTGAATGAGAATTTACCCTTTAAGCCATGTGGTTGTTGTTTGAAGTAAAGAGGATTGGGCATACAAATTAAATACATAGACATGGTGGTAATTTGGCATTTTAGGATATAAAACCATCAGTTTGTGACTATTGTTTTTGGGGTTGTTTTTATATTATGGATTTGCATTGTACGGCTAATCTAATGTTTATACTTGATTGCCAAAGATTCTCGCAGCCAATATTGCATGGGTTATGCACATTAGGATTTGCTGTTAGGGCAATCATCAAAAGTATATGCAAAGGAGATTCTGACAGGATAAAAAGCATAACTGGCCGTTTTCTTTTACATGTCTACCCTGGTGAGACTCTCGTTACCGAGATGTGGATTGAAGGCTCGAGGTAGGTTCATGTTTGATTCATAAGCATATTATTTTCTCCTATACCCTTTTAACATATTTTTGTTACGTAAAGTTTTCTAACATACCTACAGTTTCTTGCTGTCCCGTTCGAATGAACTGGAAATTCAGATTCATGTTGTAAGTTGAATATTTAAAATTGTGTAGGGTTATTTATAGGACATTGGTGAAAGAGAGAAAACGGACAGTCCTTTCTGGCTCCGTTGATCTACGTGGTTTGAATTCATCACTCTGAAGGTGCTCAGTTGAATATAGCCCAGATAATAATGCCTACAAGGTTTACCGTTGAGTTATTTATGTTGCAATAAGGACTAAATTTAGACGCTGTATTATTGTTCTTAGTGTTTCCCTTCAAAGAAGCTGGTTTTTAAGAGACAATTTTTTCTCTTCCTTTTAAAATAGGAGTCCTACTATTCATTCTCTGAGCTGTGTAATCAAATTAGTCTTTACATGCATCCGCAGGTGAAGgtaaaatataaaaaaataatcTAAATAACCTCATAAAATACAGTGATGTTGTTTTACATGTTTAGTTGCTCTTAAAATAGTTGTTGACAGTTATACTGATAGAAACCAGAATTTACAAGAAACCGAAGTGTATTATTAATTGCAAATGGTTGATTTTAGAGCTCTTACAATGGTGGAGGAAACATAAATCTAAACTAGAGTTATAAACAACCTTGTCCTCAAGGTTGAGAGCACTTTTGATTGATCTTGTGGTTTGTGAGCCTATTAGTTAAGTTGAAGATGGACAGCATATGCACGCATATAGTTAAGATCCAATTCCCCCTCCCATTTGCCAATTGCACTTCCTTGATAAGTTTGATATCATCAATTGCAATTCCTTTCTTGATAGGATTGGATTGGCTTCATACTACATAGAGTAACATCAATTGCCAACTGACAGTGACCCTACTAAAATCAAAGTCATGTTCTAGAATTATAATTCCTCCTTTCTTGTGGCAGAAAATAAGAGTCAATCCTGAAAGGATCCTGTAGTAGGATATGTTGAAAAGAATAGACCAAAATCATTGAAAATACTAAGGGGAACCACCTCTATAGGTTCTCTCAAACCTTTGGCGAAAAGTAAAATATATCATATGTTtttagagatgcatctctggacgCACCGTTTTCACACAAAATAGGTGCAAATAGTTGAGCTTCTTTCACTTTGTCAAAATTTAATTTGGAGATACATCTCAGAATGTGTTTTAGGGTTTGTCCGCATATGCATATCTGGACTAACCcttatttttaaaattttaaatttagGTGTTTTTCGATGATTCATCTTTGAACACATTTAATTTATATATAATGCACATACTCTCTCTCTCCATATATATTTTTGAAACTATTCAAAAACTCTCATTGGAGTTAGTGAGCAACTTTCTTTCAGTCAATTTTTCAAGGAACAACAATGCCTCTACTTCAATAGTATCAATTCAAATTCACTCCACTTACTACATTCAACATTTTCCAATCTCATTAACGCTTTTTTGAATAAGTTtcttatttaattttttttttatatttttgataaATGTATTAGGTAAGGTAGTTAGTTTTAAATGCATTAGGTAGTAGTCACATTCAAAATAGGTAGCTGTCAGAGACATGCACTATGTTTTGATTGCATTTTGGGTTGTTAGGGAAAGATTGATATCTGTTTTTGCTATTGTTGCAAATACGAACtttttcggagatgcatctctgaattGTATCCTTGTTGATTTTTAGAGATGCATATTTGAAAATGTCCTGGATGCAATATGATGTCTTTTTCTCGTATTTTTAGAAAAAAAGGCTGCAAACAACGACAGAATGAGTCTCGACCGTGAAATTCAGCACACGTCTGTTCGATGTGAGAGGGCGAGACTTCAGAATGAGTAGCCTAGAGTTAGGCGGGGAATCGTCCCCAGACCTCTTGACGGGGAAGCATCAACTTCTAGGAGCCGTCTTTCACAAGGGTCCTCATCCCAGGGCACGTTTCCCCTACTTACGTAGATTGGGAGGAAGCTCCTACTGCACATGATGATGTCCCTCCACTTGCAGACCCTTATCCAGGAGGATCCTCAGACACCTTCTTACTGATATACTATAGAGATCATGTTGTTGGGCATGTCTGGGCCGAAGAGGTATATTTGTTAATAGTTGTTATTTATATGTTTTAAACAAATTTCCATGCGTCTGATATTTTTTTTAACATGAGCACGATTGTTTGAAGTCTGTTAACTGCAATAGAAAGATTTTGAAGCTTTATCAATCTAAGGATGATTGGTTCCAAAGTGTCATCCGATACTTTGATCTTGTCGACCTATGTTATTCTGGGTACAAGACCATTAGCCATGACATGCATAGGGCTTTTGATGAAAGATGGCATAAGGAAACATCATCTTTCCACTTCCCAATTGGCGAGCTGACAATTACACTAGATGACGTCACTTGCCTTCTACACCTTCCCGTCATGGAAAGTTACTTGATCATTCTAGGATCAAACATGATGAAGCCTATGAGATGATGGTCATTTATTTAGGAGTTGACCTAATGGATACCCTGATGTAGTGTGAGAGCACCAGAGGTGCTCATGCCAAATTTC containing:
- the LOC127083142 gene encoding enoyl-CoA hydratase 2, peroxisomal, translated to MAGQSEFDPSLAVSHKFPDSTYSYTERDAALYALGIGACASDAVDEDELKYVYHEDGQKAIKVLPTFAALLTLESLPNGFDLPGLQYDPRLLLHGQQYIELYKPVPSSCHIQNKVSLAGLHDKGKAAILEIETKSYEKESGDLLCMNRSTVYLRGAGGFSKSSKPFSYSSYPSNQTSAVKIPESKPFSVFEDRTHPSQALLYRLSGDYNPLHSDPQFAKVAGFSQPILHGLCTLGFAVRAIIKSICKGDSDRIKSITGRFLLHVYPGETLVTEMWIEGSRVIYRTLVKERKRTVLSGSVDLRGLNSSL